In a genomic window of Styela clava chromosome 11, kaStyClav1.hap1.2, whole genome shotgun sequence:
- the LOC144429541 gene encoding uncharacterized protein LOC144429541, whose product MTIPVNHWMIKFTNLGIHLIDSPAVRETVLTARKLLTNVSIKCSLWTEEHRGTCHYLEDLKIGITLAIFNEDGKIPNRSELLKKSVRHGAIISATYLRKRLGMLSAPTAFPSFRVASSIVNSFTVAGLKNMDWLTCLPRYFLKPSMSLQNLSARLEPTVEKYLLNSRAI is encoded by the exons ATGACTATTCCAGTCAATCATTGGATGATCAAA TTTACAAATCTTGG tattCATCTTATCGACAGTCCAGCAGTCAGAGAAACAGTCCTAACAGCTCGAAAATTACTGACAAATGTAAGCATCAAG TGTTCACTCTGGACTGAAGAACACCGGGGGACTTGTCACTATCTAGAAG ATTTAAAGATTGGAATCACTCTGGCGATTTTCAACGAGGATGGAAAAATTCCGAATCGAAGCGAGCTATTAAAGAAGTCTGTCAGACATGGCGCTATTATATCAGCAACATACTTGAGAAAACGACTGGGAATGCTGTCAGCTCCCACCGCCTTCCCCTCCTTTAGGGTTGCAAGTTCTATTGTTAATTCGTTCACCGTCGCTGGACTTAAGAATATGGATTGGTTAACTTGTTTACCAAGATACTTTTTAAAGCCATCCATGTCATTACAGAACTTATCTGCAAGGTTGGAACCAACAGTGGAAAAATACTTATTGAATTCTAGAGCAATCTGA